Proteins from one Panthera leo isolate Ple1 chromosome D1, P.leo_Ple1_pat1.1, whole genome shotgun sequence genomic window:
- the USP28 gene encoding ubiquitin carboxyl-terminal hydrolase 28 isoform X16 yields MVQLFYGTFLTEGVREGKPFCNNETFGQYPLQVNGYRNLDECLEGAMVEGDIDLLPSDHSVKYGQERWFTKLPPVLTFELSRFEFNQSLGQPEKIHNKLEFPQIIYMDRYMYKSKELIRSKRECIRKLKEEIKVLQQKLERYVKYGSGPARFPLPDMLKYVIEFASTKPASESSTSQSDHVTLPLSSVHCPVSDLASKESTSKESPSQDVEGTFSSPEDSPPKSKAMNKPFTSSRSSMEMPAQPAPRTVTEDEINFVKTCLQRWRSEIEQDIQDLKNCIASTTQTIEQMYCDPLLRQVPYRLHAVLVHEGQANAGHYWAYIYNQPRQVWLKYNDISVTESSWEELERDSYGGLRNVSAYCLMYINDKLPHFNAEAAPIESDQMLGEVDALSVELKHYIQEDNWRFEQEVEEWEEEQSCKIPQMESSSSSVSQDFSTSPEPSVASSHGVRCLSSEHAVIAKEQTAQAIANTAHAYERGGVEAALNEEVEPEKPMSPETNPAGQTEQPPKAGDTESAAQPDSEASEVEIPSVGRILVRADADGYDEEVMLSPAMQGVILAIAKARQTFDRDGSEAGLIKAFHEEYSRLYQLAKETPTAHSDPRLQHVLVYFFQNEAPKRVVERTLLEQFADKNLSYDERSISIMKVAQAKLQEIGPEDMNMEEYKKWHEDYSLFRKVSVYLLTGLELYQKGKYQEALSYLVYAYQSNAALLTKGPRRGVKESVIALYRRKCLLELNAKAASLFETNDDHSVTEGINVMNELIIPCIHLIINNDISKDDLHAIEIMRNHWCSYLGQDIAENLQLCLGEFLPRLLDPSAEIIVLKEPPTIRPNSPYDLCSRFAAVMESIQGVSTVTVK; encoded by the exons ATGGTGCAGCTATTCTACGGGACTTTCCTCACTGAAGGGGTTCGTGAAG GAAAGCCCTTTTGTAACAATGAGACCTTCGGCCAGTATCCCCTTCAGGTAAATGGTTATCGCAACTTAGACGAATGTTTGGAAGGGGCCATGGTGGAGGGGGACATTGACCTGCTTCCTTCCGATCATTCGGTGAAGTATGGACAAGAG CGTTGGTTTACAAAGCTGCCTCCAGTGTTGACCTTTGAGCTCTCAAGATTTGAGTTCAATCAGTCCCTCGGTCAGCCAGAGAAAATTCACAATAAGCTGGAATTTCCTCAGATCATTTATATGGACAG GTACATGTACAAGAGCAAAGAGCTTATTCGAAGTAAGAGAGAGTGTATTCGAAAGttgaaggaggaaataaaagttcTGCAGCAAAAACTGGAAAG GTACGTGAAGTACGGCTCAGGCCCAGCTCGGTTTCCACTCCCGGACATGCTGAAATACGTTATCGAATTTGCCAGTACAAAACCTGCCTCAGAAAGCTCCACGTCTCAAAGTGACCACGTGACGTTACCGCTTTCTTCAGTGCACTGCCCAGTTTCTGACCTGGCATCCAAGGAGAg TACAAGTAAAGAAAGCCCTTCTCAGGATGTCGAAGGTACCTTTTCTTCTCCTGAAGATTCTCCACCCAAGTCTAAGGCAATGAATAAGCCATTTACATCGTCCCGGTCTTCCATGGAAATGCCTGCACAGCCGGCTCCTCGAACTGTCACAGAGGATGAGATAAACTTTGTTAAGACCTGTCTTCAGAGGTGGAGGAGTGAGATTGAACAAGATATTCAAG atttaaaGAATTGTATTGCAAGCACTACCCAGACTATTGAGCAGATGTATTGCGACCCACTCCTTCGTCAG GTGCCTTATCGCTTGCACGCAGTTCTCGTTCATGAAGGACAAGCCAATGCTGGACACTACTGGGCCTATATCTATAATCAACCCCGACAAGTCTGGCTCAAGTACAATGACATCTCTGTTACTGAATCTTCCTGGGAAGAACTTGAAAGAGATTCTTATGGGGGCCTGAGAAACGTTAGTGCTTACTGTCTGATGTACATTAACGACAAGCTGCCGCACTTCAATGCAG AGGCGGCCCCAATTGAATCAGATCAGATGTTGGGAGAAGTGGATGCCCTGTCTGTTGAACTGAAGCATTACATTCAGGAAGATAACTGGAGGTTTGAGCAGGAGGTCGAGGAGTGGGAAGAAGAACAGTCCTGCAAAATCCCTCAGATGGAATCGTCCAGCAGCTCAGTGTCCCaggatttctccacatccccag AGCCCTCAGTAGCCTCTTCCCATGGGGTCCGCTGTTTGTCCTCTGAGCACGCTGTGATCGCAAAGGAGCAGACGGCGCAGGCGATTGCGAACACAGCACACGCCTATGAGCGGGGCGGTGTGGAAGCCGCGCTGAACGAG GAAGTTGAGCCCGAGAAGCCCATGTCCCCGGAAACAAACCCCGCAGGGCAGACAGAGCAGCCCCCAAAGGCTGGTGACACAGAGTCTGCTGCCCAGCCTGACTCTGAGGCCTCTGAAGTCGAGATTCCCAGTGTGGGAAGGATTCTGGTTAGAGCTGACGCAGATGGATATGATGAGGAG GTGATGCTGAGCCCTGCCATGCAAGGGGTCATCCTGGCCATAGCTAAAGCCCGTCAGACCTTTGACCGAGATGGGTCTGAAGCAGGGCTTATTAAG GCATTCCACGAAGAGTACTCCAGGCTCTACCAGCTGGCCAAGGAGACGCCCACGGCCCACAGCGACCCTCGGCTCCAGCACGTGCTTGTCTACTTTTTCCAAAATGAGGCGCCCAAGAGGGTGGTGGAGCGGACCCTCCTGGAACAGTTTGCAGATAAAAATCTCAGCTACGATGAAAG GTCCATCAGCATCATGAAGGTGGCGCAGGCCAAGCTGCAGGAGATTGGTCCAGAGGACATGAATATGGAAGAGTACAAG AAGTGGCATGAGGATTATAGTTTGTTTCGAAAGGTGTCTGTGTATCTCCTCACGGGTCTGGAACTCTACCAAAAAGGAAA GTACCAAGAGGCACTCTCCTACCTGGTATATGCCTACCAGAGCAATGCCGCCCTGCTGACCAAGGGGCCCCGCCGGGGGGTGAAGGAATCTGTCATCGCTTTGTACCGACGAAAGTGCCTTCTG GAGCTGAATGCCAAGGCAGCTTCTCTCTTTGAAACAAACGACGACCACTCTGTAACAGAGGGCATTAATGTGATGAATGAGCTGATCATTCCCTGCATTCACCTTATCATTAATAATGACATCTCCAAGGATGACCTACATGCCATTGAGATCATGAGAAACCATTGGTGCTCTTACCTTGGACAAGATATTGCGG AAAATCTACAGCTGTGCTTAGGGGAGTTCCTACCCAGGCTTCTCGATCCTTCTGCGGAAATCATTGTCTTGAAGGAGCCTCCAACTATTCGACCCAATTCTCCCTATGACCTTTGTAGCCGATTTGCAGCTGTCATGGAGTCAATTCAGGGGGTGTCAACTGTGACAGTGAAGTAA
- the USP28 gene encoding ubiquitin carboxyl-terminal hydrolase 28 isoform X13: protein MLLNQLREITGIQDPSFLHEALKASNGDITQAVSLLTEERVKEPGQDTVATEPSEAEARAASKEVLASKVIDLTHDNKDDLQAAIALSLLESPNIQADGRDLNRMREAASAETKRSKRKRCEVWGENPNPNDWRRVDGWPVGLKNVGNTCWFSAVIQSLFQLPEFRRLVLSYSLPQNVLENCPSHTEKRNIVFMQELQYLFALMMGSNRKFVDPSAALDLLKGAFRSPEEQQQDVSEFTHKLLDWLEDAFQLAVNVNSNPRNKSENPMVQLFYGTFLTEGVREGKPFCNNETFGQYPLQVNGYRNLDECLEGAMVEGDIDLLPSDHSVKYGQERWFTKLPPVLTFELSRFEFNQSLGQPEKIHNKLEFPQIIYMDRYMYKSKELIRSKRECIRKLKEEIKVLQQKLERYVKYGSGPARFPLPDMLKYVIEFASTKPASESSTSQSDHVTLPLSSVHCPVSDLASKESTSKESPSQDVEGTFSSPEDSPPKSKAMNKPFTSSRSSMEMPAQPAPRTVTEDEINFVKTCLQRWRSEIEQDIQDLKNCIASTTQTIEQMYCDPLLRQVPYRLHAVLVHEGQANAGHYWAYIYNQPRQVWLKYNDISVTESSWEELERDSYGGLRNVSAYCLMYINDKLPHFNAEAAPIESDQMLGEVDALSVELKHYIQEDNWRFEQEVEEWEEEQSCKIPQMESSSSSVSQDFSTSPEPSVASSHGVRCLSSEHAVIAKEQTAQAIANTAHAYERGGVEAALNEEVEPEKPMSPETNPAGQTEQPPKAGDTESAAQPDSEASEVEIPSVGRILVRADADGYDEEVMLSPAMQGVILAIAKARQTFDRDGSEAGLIKAFHEEYSRLYQLAKETPTAHSDPRLQHVLVYFFQNEAPKRVVERTLLEQFADKNLSYDERSISIMKVAQAKLQEIGPEDMNMEEYKKWHEDYSLFRKVSVYLLTGLELYQKGKYQEALSYLVYAYQSNAALLTKGPRRGVKESVIALYRRKCLLVIVVLSGDREPLNRPFSRSMC from the exons AAGTGATAGACCTTACTCATGATAACAAAGATGACCTACAGGCTGCCATTGCTTTGAGTCTGTTGGAGTCCCCCAACATTCAAGCTGATGGAAGAGATCTGAACAG GATGCGCGAGGCAGCCTCTGCAGAAACTAAACGCTCAAAGAGAAAACGCTGTGAAGTCTGGGGAGAAAATCCCAATCCCAACGACTGGAGGAGAGTTGATGGTTGGCCAGTTGGACTGAAGAATGTTGGCAATACATGTTGGTTTAGTGCTGTTATTCAG tcTCTCTTCCAACTGCCTGAATTTCGAAGACTCGTTCTCAGCTATAGCCTGCCACAGAATGTACTTGAAAACTGTCCAAGTCACACG gaaaagagaaatatcGTGTTTATGCAAGAGCTTCAGTACTTGTTTGCTCTGATGATGGGATCAAATCGCAAATTTGTAGACCCTTCCGCAGCCCTGGATCTCTTAAAGGGAGCATTCCGATCACCTGAGGAACAGCAG CAAGATGTGAGTGAATTCACACACAAGCTCCTGGATTGGCTGGAGGACGCATTCCAGCTAGCTGTTAACGTTAA cagcaatCCCAGGAACAAATCTGAAAACCCAATGGTGCAGCTATTCTACGGGACTTTCCTCACTGAAGGGGTTCGTGAAG GAAAGCCCTTTTGTAACAATGAGACCTTCGGCCAGTATCCCCTTCAGGTAAATGGTTATCGCAACTTAGACGAATGTTTGGAAGGGGCCATGGTGGAGGGGGACATTGACCTGCTTCCTTCCGATCATTCGGTGAAGTATGGACAAGAG CGTTGGTTTACAAAGCTGCCTCCAGTGTTGACCTTTGAGCTCTCAAGATTTGAGTTCAATCAGTCCCTCGGTCAGCCAGAGAAAATTCACAATAAGCTGGAATTTCCTCAGATCATTTATATGGACAG GTACATGTACAAGAGCAAAGAGCTTATTCGAAGTAAGAGAGAGTGTATTCGAAAGttgaaggaggaaataaaagttcTGCAGCAAAAACTGGAAAG GTACGTGAAGTACGGCTCAGGCCCAGCTCGGTTTCCACTCCCGGACATGCTGAAATACGTTATCGAATTTGCCAGTACAAAACCTGCCTCAGAAAGCTCCACGTCTCAAAGTGACCACGTGACGTTACCGCTTTCTTCAGTGCACTGCCCAGTTTCTGACCTGGCATCCAAGGAGAg TACAAGTAAAGAAAGCCCTTCTCAGGATGTCGAAGGTACCTTTTCTTCTCCTGAAGATTCTCCACCCAAGTCTAAGGCAATGAATAAGCCATTTACATCGTCCCGGTCTTCCATGGAAATGCCTGCACAGCCGGCTCCTCGAACTGTCACAGAGGATGAGATAAACTTTGTTAAGACCTGTCTTCAGAGGTGGAGGAGTGAGATTGAACAAGATATTCAAG atttaaaGAATTGTATTGCAAGCACTACCCAGACTATTGAGCAGATGTATTGCGACCCACTCCTTCGTCAG GTGCCTTATCGCTTGCACGCAGTTCTCGTTCATGAAGGACAAGCCAATGCTGGACACTACTGGGCCTATATCTATAATCAACCCCGACAAGTCTGGCTCAAGTACAATGACATCTCTGTTACTGAATCTTCCTGGGAAGAACTTGAAAGAGATTCTTATGGGGGCCTGAGAAACGTTAGTGCTTACTGTCTGATGTACATTAACGACAAGCTGCCGCACTTCAATGCAG AGGCGGCCCCAATTGAATCAGATCAGATGTTGGGAGAAGTGGATGCCCTGTCTGTTGAACTGAAGCATTACATTCAGGAAGATAACTGGAGGTTTGAGCAGGAGGTCGAGGAGTGGGAAGAAGAACAGTCCTGCAAAATCCCTCAGATGGAATCGTCCAGCAGCTCAGTGTCCCaggatttctccacatccccag AGCCCTCAGTAGCCTCTTCCCATGGGGTCCGCTGTTTGTCCTCTGAGCACGCTGTGATCGCAAAGGAGCAGACGGCGCAGGCGATTGCGAACACAGCACACGCCTATGAGCGGGGCGGTGTGGAAGCCGCGCTGAACGAG GAAGTTGAGCCCGAGAAGCCCATGTCCCCGGAAACAAACCCCGCAGGGCAGACAGAGCAGCCCCCAAAGGCTGGTGACACAGAGTCTGCTGCCCAGCCTGACTCTGAGGCCTCTGAAGTCGAGATTCCCAGTGTGGGAAGGATTCTGGTTAGAGCTGACGCAGATGGATATGATGAGGAG GTGATGCTGAGCCCTGCCATGCAAGGGGTCATCCTGGCCATAGCTAAAGCCCGTCAGACCTTTGACCGAGATGGGTCTGAAGCAGGGCTTATTAAG GCATTCCACGAAGAGTACTCCAGGCTCTACCAGCTGGCCAAGGAGACGCCCACGGCCCACAGCGACCCTCGGCTCCAGCACGTGCTTGTCTACTTTTTCCAAAATGAGGCGCCCAAGAGGGTGGTGGAGCGGACCCTCCTGGAACAGTTTGCAGATAAAAATCTCAGCTACGATGAAAG GTCCATCAGCATCATGAAGGTGGCGCAGGCCAAGCTGCAGGAGATTGGTCCAGAGGACATGAATATGGAAGAGTACAAG AAGTGGCATGAGGATTATAGTTTGTTTCGAAAGGTGTCTGTGTATCTCCTCACGGGTCTGGAACTCTACCAAAAAGGAAA GTACCAAGAGGCACTCTCCTACCTGGTATATGCCTACCAGAGCAATGCCGCCCTGCTGACCAAGGGGCCCCGCCGGGGGGTGAAGGAATCTGTCATCGCTTTGTACCGACGAAAGTGCCTTCTG GTGATTGTGGTGCTCAGTGGAGATCGAGAGCCATTGAATAGGCCTTTTAGTCGAAGCATGTGTTAA